The window ACCTACATTGAAAATTCTCTATATGAAGCTAGTTGAGGTGCGTGCTACTACTGCACTCCTGGAGAAATCATTCACTTTCTCAAATTAATGTACCAAAATCATTTGATTAATGTAAGCCACCAAAAAAATTGTGACAAAATTTTAGAGGATCCTTCTCGTAGAGTCAAGACTAGGTTAATGCCGTTAACTTTGAAGTTTTCCTTTGGGGTTGTGGACGTGTTGACTACGTTATAGCTTTGCTACATTAGCGAAATCgacttatttgtattattctggATATTGTACAAAAAGAAATTTACTAAAAGGCGATATCTACTTGTGGAGAGATTTCTTCAAGTTGAGGCTTGCCAAAGGATTGAGTCAGTTGTAGTGGTAATTATAATGCTGCTGCCTAAGTTTGTGGTATGGGCTGTATTATAGGTGGTGGTAATCGTGGCTTCCTTGTGTTGCCTCTCAACTTATTCTAAACAAAATTTAGTGTATAAAAACAATTCATATTGACTCTTTTCTCTCACATAAGTACAAAATTTCTACACAGCTGGTATATTTGAATTAGACAAATAACAACCAATTTACAATAGAACAGTTGAGCAATCAATTATGCCCACATAAAGTTACGTCGTGAAAGTCCTTATAAAAGAAAAATTATGTTGCGATAGTCTATAACTTAGCATATCAAATGTTCTTCCTGCAAGTAAAACTTGAAAGCTTTAAGTCCTAGGATGTAGCATTGATCATTCTACTCATTTGGAATTGTTATTTGATTTCTCCAAAGTTAAAAGTTCTCTTAGATGCATTGTACATGCAGTTAGGTTTAAATTTTTGATACAAAGATCTCTTGCAATTATTCTGTACAAAAAGTCCTTGTTATCAATCTTCGGCCGTAGAATTGCATTTTTTTTTAGATGTTAACTTTTGATGATTTTACAGGCTATCAATCACTGTGGAAAAGATCAGCATTCTGATTGGCGCCCTGCAGAGGCTGCCTTATATTGTATACGAGCTATATCAGATTATGTATCTGATACTGAAGCTGAAGTGATGCCACAGGTTTGAATGTTAATTGAGCGTTATGTCCATGCAAATTTGTTCTACTTAAGACATTTTGTGTTAAATTGTTTCTTTACTACTTTATTAACTTGCAGATTATGTCTTTGCTTCCTAAGTTACCTCATCAACCCCAACTACTTCAGACAGGTAATTAATTGTTTCCATCCAAGTGAGAGGTTTCTTGAATCTCACATATTGGTAGGGTAGGGGGATCACattgtttcctttttttcttttacctATGGGATTATTTTGATAAGATTTACCTATGGGATTATATCCGAACGAAAACAATCCAACTAGAGGTTGGATTCTAGTTCATATTAGCACCAAAAGTGTGTTTTAGTCTCTCCTTACTTTCCACAATCACCCTACTCCTATACACCATTCCGCCTCCTACCTGCTACCTTCCAACtattatttttttgtcttttttctttaaacttcaaagttgtGCGAGGAGATGATGTGATTGAATAATTCTTATGCCATATTTGGTCCAGTAATTAGGTGTAGAGTTCTAGTAAAATTTTATATGATTATCGTAATTAAATTGATAGACCTTATCAACAATAAGTAGATTGATAAAAGAGATATGAGTAGGGTAAAAACCATTGTGGTGGGGGTAGGGGGGAAGTGAATGGAGTTGGGGGATGGTCAGGGCAAATGGAAAAAAGAAGTTTTTGATCATTTAGCCAATCTGATTTTTAGTGCATTTATCTGCTAAATGCTCCAAGGCTATATCTTTCTACTGCTGGATAAGCTACCGATTTGACTATTCtcatttgcacttttaatttacTCTCTTCCAGTCTGCTTAACAATTGGAGCTTATTCAAGGTGGCTTAATGCTGCATCAAGTGGACTCTCATTCTTGCCCTCACTCATTGATATTCTTGTGAGTGGCATGAGTATGTGTGAAGATTCTGCAGCAGCTGCTGCTTTAGCTTTCAGACACATATGCAATGGTAAATGTTTCGTTCAGGTCCTCATgtttgtatttagctatttttaaGTGTTACTTTTCCTAAATTCTACCTTTTATCTAAAAAAAGTGTTTTAGTAAAAGCACTGATTGTTTTGTTCTATACTCATTTTCTCCTTTATATCACTGGGtagtgtttatttttatatatatatttttttatgttgTGTGTGTCTGCAACAGATCTCTATTATTTGACGCATTGATGTAATTTTATCACCCTACGGTTGGGTTCTGTCCACAATTTATTAATGCTTAAAAGACTAGTTGGTGGATATTGATGTGCCTCTTGTTTCAAATTTATTTCCAGTTTATCTGTGGTAGAATTTAAGGACATATCAACTTTTAAATTTTGTAAATTGCATCTTGATTACTCAGTGCCTTTGAACAAATGACCTGGTGAGTTTGCTCCTTCCCTGAGTTAACATTCTGGCCAGAGTTAATAGTTCTCTAGTTAAGCTTGTTTCGAAATTTTTATTGTCATTGTAGATTGCAAGAAGAAGCTTTGCGGGTCCTTAGATGGTCTGTTTCAAATTTATCAAACGGCAGTTATTAGGGAAGGTCCCTTCAAAGTTTCTGCGGAAGACTCGTTGCATCTGGTCGAAGCTTTAAGGTATTATCTATTTCTTAGAAGCTGATCCCTAAGTTAAGCTCTTTATCTTGTTAAATCCATAGTCTCACCACTCTCCCTGCAAAATAAACACACTAGTCCCCTACTTTTGCAGTATGGTTATTACAGAACTTCCTTCAGAACAAGCTAAAAAGGCCCTTGAAGCAGTATGCTTGCCATCTGTTGCTCCATTACAAGTTAGTCTCCTTTCTAAGATTTTCGGAATGACTTTTTAAAGTGTCAAAATACCAATAATTTGAGATTACTCTCAGGAGATGATCAATCAAGGTCCCCTGGTTTTGGGGCAAAAAACTGCTCGTGAATTAACTGTTCATTTTGATCGACTTGCAAATATATTTAGGTAAGAGGCAATTACCTTGTATCGTCTTTCATCTTGATTTTATTTGCATATTGTCAATTTTGGGACTGAAACCATTTGCAGATATGTAAATCACCCAGAAGCGGTTGCAGATGCAATTCAAAGACTTTGGCCTATTTTCAAAGCCATTTTTGATGTGTAAGAAAGCTGTTTgctgtaaatattatttttgggataATTCTTTGATTATATATAAGCTTGCCTGATTATTGTGTCTGACAATATTCACATAGTCGTGCTTGGGACATGCGAACAATGGAGTCTCTTTGCCGGGCTTGCAAAAATGCTGTAAGTGCACTTATCTATGCCATCTCCTGCCTGGGGGTTAAAGGAAATTATTTCTCAAGCCGTCTAATACTGGAAATGCTGTAGTGACACATCTACTGTCACTATGTGCGGTTTTTCTTAGTCCTTTGAGTGCTTCTTGCTCTATTCTTCCTTATTCTTGTGCCTCTTGACATCTAACATCAATGACTGATTACTTTCTGCTTTCAGTGAATTTTTGCTGAGATATGTTGCTTAATGTCATGACCTCAAACTGCATTATGTTCTGTTGAATTATGATTGATAATAACCCCTCCAGATTGATTAAAATGATCTGGTCTGAACCCTGACAAGTGGGACCTTGTCCAACAGCGAGCCAAATGGTATTACAACTTCCCTATCTCTGATGATTTCACCCATTAGGTACGGACTTCTAAGAGGCTCATGGGAGTTACAATTGGGGCGATGCTGGAGGAAATACAAGGACTATATGGACAACACTATCAACCCTGTTTCCTTTATCTCTCTAGTGAAGTCATTAAGGTATTTGAGTTCTGTTACATTGCAAAGTTTTAACCAAATTTGCAATCACCATTTTGAGCAACAGTTGGAACGTCTGCTGCAGATATTTGGTTCCGATCCATCTTGTGCAAATTACTTGAAAGTTCTCATTGAGTCTCTCTTTAGCCATACAGCGTGTCTTCTTACAAAGATTCAGGTGCAGTCTGTTGCTTGATTTTGCATTTTATTGCTAGCTATATATGCTAATTCCGAAATTTGGGCTATAGGATTTCACTTCCCGTCCGGATATAGCAGATGATTGTTTTTTGCTGGCATCAAGATGTATTCGCTACTGTCCTCAACTACTTTTTCCGTCTCCTGTGTTTCCATCATTGGTGGATTGTGCCATGGTAGGCATCACCGTGCAGCATAGGTAAAATCCTCTCTATTTGCAAGTTCTTGCCTATGTACATCTATTTGATGTAAAAGAAGCTCTGGTTCTACATATGTAGAATGGGTGAAGATTTTGTATTCTGGATAGTACCATAAAATAATTGTGAGAATATGTGAAGCCAAATGTCTTATGGTTGAATCTTCAAGGCCCCAATAGTTTCGGTCCTTCATGCATAGACACTATTGTTGAGATATATACCTTCATAGGCAAAGCTTCAATGTACCTTTATCATTTCATTAGGGGCTCTTGCAAAGACAACGAAGATTTGGATTTCTTCTCCTACAGTAGTTTCATTATCCATTTCATCTGATATTGTACGAAGTTTTGATTGTTCTAACTATTGAAGCATTGACTGTATTGTAGGGAGGCTTCCAATTCAATATTGAACTTTTTGTCCGACATATTCGATCTTGCAAACTCTACCCAGGGAGAAAGTTGCCTATCCATAAGGGACAGTGTAATTATTCCTCGAGGGCCCACTATCACAAGAATTTTGGTTGCTTGTCTAACTGGAGCCCTTCCAAGCTCACGACTAGAAACAGTACGTACACATCCTTATCTTCTACAGAAGGCAGATGAGTTAAAAAGAAAGGTGTAGGATTCTTTTGTTGACAGTTATTTGTGTCATTCAGTTACTCTGAGCTGAGCTGTTTCCTCTGTAGGTAACTTATGCTCTACTGGCATTGACCCGGGCATATGGGTTGAAAGCCCTTGAGTGGGCAAAGGAATGCGTATCCTTAATTCCATCAACAGCTGTTACAGAATTGGAGAGGACTAGATTTTTACAAGCTTTGTCAGATGCAGCCTCTGGAGCAAATATGAATAATCTGGTGGTCCCAATTGAAGAGCTTTCAGAGGTTTGCCGGCGTAATCGAACTGTTCAGGAGATAGTTCAAGGAGCTTTGAGGCCACTTGATCTGAACATAGTAGCTGTATCATAGGGGAGGTGGTGCAGAAGggccttttttattttttaccatTGCCCTTCTCTCAGGCGGTAGTTTTTCATGATTCTTTGGAGGCCTTATTTCATTATTTGTCCATTATTGCGGCTTGCTTATTTACGAGTTGATGCGGCAAAAGGGTGGTGTTGTATTATTGTAACAGTTCTCTTGGCTTGGCCTTCACTTATGGCccttttggtttttttttttttttgggatttttttgaGGGAGAGGAGTTTTCAGTTTTTAGGTTTAATCCTGGAGTTCGAAGTATATGCTTCTTGAATTTGGTGAGATTTTCCAGTTTAAGAGTGTACAGAAAAAATACATCAAACCGTGTCACTTGTGCAGATAATGAAATTTGCTTTCAATCTGTTCAATAGATGAATGCTGGGGAAAGGAATGTGGCATCTCATATCTACTCTCTTGTTCTCtcccctttttaaaaaaaagttttaaTAGCTATGGTTGCCACCTGTTCTCTTTCGTTCCCTTTATACTATATGTAATGCACATAGCAACTATTAATCATTTAGAATACTTTTTGCTGTAGAGGAGATTCCTGTTTTGGGTGGAAGTTGCAACTTCCTTACCCGCTTGGTTTCTCTGACTTACAGTTTTCGTGTCAAAATGGGTCTGGTCCTCCTTTTTGTTGGTTATTACTATTTCATTATATTACTATCAACTAATAAAGAATGTTGTCACTCATTGAACCCGAGACTGGATGTTGTGTCAAGCGTCAAGTTGAGGCTTCACCCTTAATGGTCTTTATTTATGGGTTCTAACCCCATCCCCCTTGATGTTCTCGACACCAAGTCCCTTGCTAATCCCTTAGTCAATGGGTCGGCAAGATTATTAAGTGAGCGTATATAGTCAACATTGATCATCCcatctttaattaattaatttatataactATGTCTAAGGACAATATGCCTAGACTTTCCGTTATATATATGACTGTATGCTCGAGCTAAGGTGGCCTCACTATCACAATGGTAGAAACCGGTGGCATGGGCTTAGGCCATAATAAAATAGCAAAAAGCAAATTTCTCAACCATTCCCCTTTCTTAGAAGCATAAGACAAGGCTACAAATTCTGCAGTAAAGACACGTTTGCTTCTTAGATCCCCAAGATATTGCACCCCCTAACAAAGAGGTATACCCATCCACTTGTTGAGGAATAATCCTCTTGATCGGTAATCCAACTTGCATCTGAATACCCTTCTAGTATAGCGGGATCACCACTATAATAGATGCCATAATCTAGAGTTTTTTTGAGAGACTTTAGTATTCTTCTTATAGCATGCCAATGATACTCACTCAGATTGCAAGTATATCTACTCAACTTGCCCACTGCATATGCAATATCGAGTCTCGTACTAGTCATAGCGTACATAAAGCACCCGATCAACTTAGCATACTTGTCACTCCCCAAGAACGGGATGAGACGTGGCCGGTACCCGGTACCTATCACCTGGACCGAGCGAACCTAAATGACATAATCAATTACCCATATTGTGCCCACATGccataatttatttaattaatatcatGATTAAATGAGCAAGTGAAATAGATATCGTATGAATAAACGGGCGGCTAACCATAAACCAAGATATGAAATAAAACGTCATTCGTAAGATCACATAAGTACCCATAACCAAAAAATAATACAAGTCATCTATGGAGACTTTATGACGCTACGAATGAGATAATAAAGCTACGAGGCTAGCTCGCACTATACCAAAATATACAATTGAAATAGAGTAGTCCCACGAGTACAAATGTGGGCTCACCAAAagaaggaagatgcagaaaactCTAGCTCGTATGCTGACCGCCCTGCACTCAACAATCTGCCAAACCTGACATCAATTAAACAAATGATGCATGAGTATTGGAATACTCAGATATGCATCATAATCAACCACTCATGGTGGGGCAAGATATGCgcaataaaaatattaaatacataagagagataaatcaatttaaacaattaaacttatCAAAGATATCAAATGTAAGCGTAAATCTTTCAAGGTATAATTAGAACCATTAACTTTTACCAAGTAACTGAATGGTATATAGTCTTTCCACCTATGTTTCAAAATCTCGTTGGTAGTACACAGCCCTTATGTCTGTGTTTCATGTGTATAATAATAGAGTACATAGCCCTTCCGTCTATGTTTTCAAGTATACGACAATAGATTACATATGCCTTATGTCTACGTTTCAATGACCCAATCAAAGGATACATAGCCCTTCCGTCtatgttttaagtatataataataaattaatttattatcaCTCATGACTTAGTAACCAAACTTTCGATCTTTAATTCAAGTGTTTCTATTCCTTACTTCAATAAAAATCGAGAAAGAGAATTCAATCCCATCATCCTAAAGTGAGCCATGAATTCATGTcgctaataaaataaaaaaaatattccaaTATCGCAATGCACTAAAGACAAGTTATTCGGtccataaaaaacaaaaataccaAACTTGTTAGTATTTTCAACTCTTAGAAATGTTATGCCAAGCTTTTCATTACTTAAGTAGCGGAGCAAGTCATGTAAGCTTGTCCCACACGTACATGTGAGCCTTATGCATTTTATTCTATCAAGACATAAAGTCTTCTAAAAAACACACACAAGATAGCTTAAAGCTCGACATACCTCAAGTTAGCCTCTAAACTTCCAACATAAGCTCTACGTACTCAACGACGTCCCAAACGTGTTCAATCTATCACCATGCAACCATTTGACATCAATTCATACTCACAAGAATCCAACATAATCCATTTAGTGGTCAAAGCTAGCTAGAAGCCACCCAAAATTTCATTCCTTTACTTATAGCCTTCTTAGGTGATTTTCACCTTTACTTATAGCCTTCTTAATTTGTATTCAAAATATGTTTGGCCAATTTGATTATGTAATGACTAAGataattattataaaatatttacttCATATGATGATTAGAGAATTATTACATGTTGCCAACCACAATATTGACTTGTATATATTGTTGAGTTCCATCTCTCCTTTTCAATTTAATTCTCATACTCCGTCCATGTAACCCCGAAAAATACATATAAGTGTTAACATgatcaaaaattattttcttaattgtcgTTGGTGCAAAATAGTATTTTCTATATTTGTTAGCACGTTTAAAGTATTAAACTAAATTcaaattagtattttttttttcgaagCGCTACATTCTCCCTCATTTAggattattcgtcctcgaatgacaTGTGTAGCTTAATGCTCTTCGCATAAGTCGTCCTGGATTTTTATATAATCAATTCCTTAACTCTCATTTcacttttgatattttaaaacctcaagatttgactaactctttaaatttccaaaaaattttgGCACAGTTTCCTTTGTGTTTAGGCctttccaaaaacaaattcaacCTGTCAGAGGGCCACATAAATACAATACTAATGCCCCACACGATACCACATATCATAAATGTATCATACATGCCTCCACGGGCCTCATATGCCTTAAATACCACTAAGTATTCACTTTCGGCATTTACACGATAAAATCTACTACAGTGATATAAATCTAGCCACCATAGACAATGAGTGCATCAATTACATTACTAAAATAAATCAATCTCAACTTATAAGTAAGATAATCAAAATTACTTATTCGCTCCATGGAATAAAATATGACATTCAAACTTGAAGTTCCAATAAATAGCCATACATATAGATGTGAACAGGTGTGGATATCGAATTTTCATATCCTCCTCGGCCTCCTAACAATTGGCACTGATTCAAGAGTTGGTGTCTCAGTATTCGTGTTCGTAACCGTCACCAAATGATAGAAACATCCATTTGTGATCATCTTCtttgccttaaggtaagaaataaacttacctcgAGGCTCGACAATATTTCCCTTCTACTTACGAATCAGTTCATTTGGGAATTCAAACTTGACTACCTTGGTATGATAATCAAGAGTGGCATAGCACttggataaccaatccattcccattattacatcaaagtcGATCATTTTCAACTCAATAAGGTCAGCTGTAGTCTCTCAGTCCTGGACCATAACCACACAACCCCTATAGACACGAGAAGAAATAATAGAATCCCCAACTGGGGTAGACACAGAGAACAACTCAAGTAGTTGTTCTGGCTCTAACCCAAAATCTAAAGCGAAGTAGGGGGTGACATATGAAAACGTGGATCTAGGATCAATAGGAGCATACATATCAAGTGTACAAACAGTAAGTATACCTGTCACGATGGTGTTACTCGCCTCTGCATCAGCCCTGAGAACTAGTCCATAAAGTTGGGCATGTCCACCTGAAGTCGAAGCACCACCATTACCTGCAACTCGCCCAACCTGGGTAGCAGTGCCCCGGGCTgggagaggtatggccatagaaGATGTGGACGTTGTCTGCTGCATAGATAAACTATCTCTCTCCCTTTGAAGCTTGCAACA is drawn from Nicotiana tabacum cultivar K326 chromosome 22, ASM71507v2, whole genome shotgun sequence and contains these coding sequences:
- the LOC107782313 gene encoding transportin MOS14 isoform X3, whose translation is MNSHPEFIPSFLELLRVLPEEVFNYKIAARPDRRHQFEKELASAIETALNILTACLNINELKEQVLEAFASWLRLRHRVPASALSSHPLVLAALSSLSSEILSEASVNVISELIHYTAARNSGGVSSQLPLIQVIVPQVMNLKPQLRDPSKDEEDIKAIARLFADLGDAYVELIATGSDESMLIVHALLEVASHPEFDIASMTFNFWHNLQMILTERESYTSSGNETSIEAEKTRRLQVFSSSYESLVSLVTFRVQYPQDFSDLSTEDQKDFKQTRYAVADVLIDGALVLGGEPTLKILYMKLVEAINHCGKDQHSDWRPAEAALYCIRAISDYVSDTEAEVMPQIMSLLPKLPHQPQLLQTVCLTIGAYSRWLNAASSGLSFLPSLIDILVSGMSMCEDSAAAAALAFRHICNDCKKKLCGSLDGLFQIYQTAVIREGPFKVSAEDSLHLVEALSMVITELPSEQAKKALEAVCLPSVAPLQEMINQGPLVLGQKTARELTVHFDRLANIFRYVNHPEAVADAIQRLWPIFKAIFDVRAWDMRTMESLCRACKNAVRTSKRLMGVTIGAMLEEIQGLYGQHYQPCFLYLSSEVIKIFGSDPSCANYLKVLIESLFSHTACLLTKIQDFTSRPDIADDCFLLASRCIRYCPQLLFPSPVFPSLVDCAMVGITVQHREASNSILNFLSDIFDLANSTQGESCLSIRDSVIIPRGPTITRILVACLTGALPSSRLETVTYALLALTRAYGLKALEWAKECVSLIPSTAVTELERTRFLQALSDAASGANMNNLVVPIEELSEVCRRNRTVQEIVQGALRPLDLNIVAVS
- the LOC107782313 gene encoding transportin MOS14 isoform X1 — protein: MELQNTVKEALNALYHHPDDAVRMQADRWLQDFQRTIDAWQVADNLLHDASSNQETLIFCSQTLRSKVQRDFEELPSEAFRPLRDSLNTLLKTFHKGPQKVRTQISLAVAALAVHVPADDWGDGGIINWLRDEMNSHPEFIPSFLELLRVLPEEVFNYKIAARPDRRHQFEKELASAIETALNILTACLNINELKEQVLEAFASWLRLRHRVPASALSSHPLVLAALSSLSSEILSEASVNVISELIHYTAARNSGGVSSQLPLIQVIVPQVMNLKPQLRDPSKDEEDIKAIARLFADLGDAYVELIATGSDESMLIVHALLEVASHPEFDIASMTFNFWHNLQMILTERESYTSSGNETSIEAEKTRRLQVFSSSYESLVSLVTFRVQYPQDFSDLSTEDQKDFKQTRYAVADVLIDGALVLGGEPTLKILYMKLVEAINHCGKDQHSDWRPAEAALYCIRAISDYVSDTEAEVMPQIMSLLPKLPHQPQLLQTVCLTIGAYSRWLNAASSGLSFLPSLIDILVSGMSMCEDSAAAAALAFRHICNDCKKKLCGSLDGLFQIYQTAVIREGPFKVSAEDSLHLVEALSMVITELPSEQAKKALEAVCLPSVAPLQEMINQGPLVLGQKTARELTVHFDRLANIFRYVNHPEAVADAIQRLWPIFKAIFDVRAWDMRTMESLCRACKNAVRTSKRLMGVTIGAMLEEIQGLYGQHYQPCFLYLSSEVIKIFGSDPSCANYLKVLIESLFSHTACLLTKIQDFTSRPDIADDCFLLASRCIRYCPQLLFPSPVFPSLVDCAMVGITVQHREASNSILNFLSDIFDLANSTQGESCLSIRDSVIIPRGPTITRILVACLTGALPSSRLETVTYALLALTRAYGLKALEWAKECVSLIPSTAVTELERTRFLQALSDAASGANMNNLVVPIEELSEVCRRNRTVQEIVQGALRPLDLNIVAVS
- the LOC107782313 gene encoding transportin MOS14 isoform X2, with amino-acid sequence MLVICLIETGSVLFLGSGLSDQTLLKTFHKGPQKVRTQISLAVAALAVHVPADDWGDGGIINWLRDEMNSHPEFIPSFLELLRVLPEEVFNYKIAARPDRRHQFEKELASAIETALNILTACLNINELKEQVLEAFASWLRLRHRVPASALSSHPLVLAALSSLSSEILSEASVNVISELIHYTAARNSGGVSSQLPLIQVIVPQVMNLKPQLRDPSKDEEDIKAIARLFADLGDAYVELIATGSDESMLIVHALLEVASHPEFDIASMTFNFWHNLQMILTERESYTSSGNETSIEAEKTRRLQVFSSSYESLVSLVTFRVQYPQDFSDLSTEDQKDFKQTRYAVADVLIDGALVLGGEPTLKILYMKLVEAINHCGKDQHSDWRPAEAALYCIRAISDYVSDTEAEVMPQIMSLLPKLPHQPQLLQTVCLTIGAYSRWLNAASSGLSFLPSLIDILVSGMSMCEDSAAAAALAFRHICNDCKKKLCGSLDGLFQIYQTAVIREGPFKVSAEDSLHLVEALSMVITELPSEQAKKALEAVCLPSVAPLQEMINQGPLVLGQKTARELTVHFDRLANIFRYVNHPEAVADAIQRLWPIFKAIFDVRAWDMRTMESLCRACKNAVRTSKRLMGVTIGAMLEEIQGLYGQHYQPCFLYLSSEVIKIFGSDPSCANYLKVLIESLFSHTACLLTKIQDFTSRPDIADDCFLLASRCIRYCPQLLFPSPVFPSLVDCAMVGITVQHREASNSILNFLSDIFDLANSTQGESCLSIRDSVIIPRGPTITRILVACLTGALPSSRLETVTYALLALTRAYGLKALEWAKECVSLIPSTAVTELERTRFLQALSDAASGANMNNLVVPIEELSEVCRRNRTVQEIVQGALRPLDLNIVAVS